The genomic segment TTTCTTAGTTGATATCGAGTTTAatgcttcttgattttcttttattgttGTTCAGCTGATAAAACATGGTCTTTTTGCTTTATGAATCCATTTTGTCTCTTTCATTCAGTTGATTTTTATTGAGAGGAGAGACTGAGTGGGAATCGTCTCTTCTATGACTGTCCTGCAGCAACTTGATGTAAAATATGCTTCTTTGTCAAGCTAGTTCTTGTGATCACATATAGTTCCTTTTTCAAGTAAATAACTTTTTCCTATCCCTGTTCAATGCTTCATTGTCAACTTGCTGGACCGGGGTCCTGACTTACtatcctttaagaataggttCTAATTGGGGTGTCAAATTTAGTTCTCTTCTGGCTTCTTGTTactgttattgttattgttgtttaatcttTATCCACTCTTGCATTCCAGAgttcaaagaagaagaagagcagTGATCTCAAGTATGACATATTTGGCTGGATAATACTTGCTGTTGGCATCGTCGCGTGGGTGGGTTTTGCGAAATCCAATGTTCCGCCTCCCAGATAAAACCAGAATATACCTCTGCAGGGAAAAAGTACATGCTATAGGTCTCCCTGCATAAACACAGTGCTAGGTGTTCATGCTTGCCATTTAGTTGTTACTAATAATTAGGACTTTTACTGGTGTAATAGCTTAAGACAGACTTCTGTAATTAGTTTCTTCCAGACTTGCTGTAGGCTTTGTCCCAGCATTCGGTGTCATATTTCGGGTAAAAGCTATATACATTCAGtgtcttttctcttatttttctttttaatttcagGTAAGATTAAACACGTCCTcccaagataggggtaaggttgtgtacactctaccctcccctgCATTCTGCCAAAAGTGGAGATAATTTAGAtgtcatgttgttgttgttgttcttgttattAAACACGTATTGTTCTTTAATTtgcacaaaagaaagaaaatataattaaaggTGTGGAAGATGTCCAACAATTGCAATGTCTATAAAAGGGAATTGTGTACAGTTGCTTCACAATCTGCAGTTGTTGCTACTGTCTTTTCCATTTCCTATTAGATGCTTTTGAGTTTCGACTGGGGCTACAGAAAAAACTAGTGTAGATGTATAATTATTCATGGTTAAGGGATGATTCAATTATTAAAGGAGTTGCAATTTGATGTAATGTTACGAGTTAAGCTCAACTCTAATCATCCTTTTTTAGCAAATGGTGTACTTTTACAGATCATTGATGTCTATCGTCTATTTTATACTCCCCCGTTTGAAAATAAATGTCTACTTAGTAGGTTTTAGCACATTCTTtgagaaaatactaactccaaGAAGACAATAGGtatttttactaaatttttcttaattaaagtTTGCATATTACTGTTAACTTGACATATTGGGTCtggtcacttaacacttaataaaaataaattaaaaaaataaagttaatttctTGTTGATATGTAATCGCacatttattttgaaccaaaataaaaaaggctAAATGGACTCTTATTATGAACCGGAGAATAGTATTTAAAAATTTGCTTATGCTACTGATATTGAAAATGTCAAGACTGATCTAGTGATGGGGGGTGATGAGAGGTGACATTTCCCCCCTAAACTTGTCAAGGGAATAAATGTTTTCatcgaaaaataaaataaaaatagttaaaaggaagaaaaggtaGTAGTGGAAAGAGACGAGGAATTCCTCTTTAATAATTTTACACTCAAGAGTGTGATGTATGAATAAGTGAAAATTTAGGAAGATTAGAGattaaaaataaacaatttATTAGATTATTTTGTTGAAGTTAAATAGTGGTAGATGGAAATAATTGGAAGTAGCGTAGAATGGGCCCCGATGGCAATGGCTTGACAACAGAAGTAAGAATATGAAGCAAACGTCGTCGTGAAGCTGGGAATAGGTACACACATTCATTCATTCCCATTGCTCTCTACTCTCTGGACAATGGCAGCCTCAGGAATGCTATCGAAAGAGGAATTGCTTCATCTTTTTGATCGCTTCGCCTTCCTCACCTCCCACCCTGGTACTTCATTTGCAGCCGCCTTTTCTTTTGTCCGAATGTTTTACTACTTTCTCAAATGAAATGATGATGTACAGATGTCAAGAAAAGGATTGCTGATGCTGTCACTCACAAGCAGCAGGTGACGGTTTCCATAACTCTCTCTCTGTCTAGCTAATATCAATAAGCCTCCCCATACCCTACTTGTGAGACTGGCGCTAATTTGGAGCTCTTAATAATAATATCAAAGGGCCTTACCGTGATGAAACAATTCTGTGAATGCTCCCATCTACGCTCTTCTCATTCACTTTTCTTCTTCTACTTGCTCACTTCTGCTCCATCCTTAGAAAACAATGAGAATCCTCAACTATAGATTCCATCTTTCAGTCTTTTGAACTTTTTATTCCATTGTTTATTCTTGATTATACTAATGGTTGGGCTCTGACACTGCACTATGCATGTGGACGCCTTGAAATGCATCTTCCATGAATTATACTTGACAATTTCACTGTACTAGAGTCTAATGTTTATTTAAACATGGATTTTGTGGGAAATTCTTGTGCCATTTAGTTTGAACCTAATGAAGTAAACAAGTGCACCAACTATCACATAAGATATGCATAAAAATTTGTTTCCGCATCCATGAATTTAGTCAAACTCCTTTTGGAAAGCATCAAAATCTGTTTCTCCACTGGGAAAAGGCCATATATGGTTGTCAAAGATGGAAAAAAAGGCTGAAAATAGGTACATATTTCCGATTCGGCTAGGTGACTGGAAGTCTGGGACACCAATCCATTGTGTGCACATTAGCACATGAACAACCTGTGCACTCAAAGGCAGTCTTCCTCTTGATGTCCTCTACTAGAGAATCAAAAAGAGTACATTAAGGTGCAAACATTTATTTCCAATGGTACCTTCCCTTTGTGAAGGTGAAACCAAAATGAGAAAAGATCTAGGATACAGACTAATGAAGAATGTTGTTACAATAGTACGTCATGTGAACTCAAGATACCGTTCCATGTTGGACTTGCCAGGAGCTTTTGAATCCTATaggatatgatttgatttttgatGAAAATCACTGTTGTCATCATCCCTTGACTTGTTTAATGTCAATATCTTCCATATTCTACAATAATTTGTTTTCTCCATTTGTGGTTGTACTTAGAAACCAAAAGAACATCATTATATGCAGGAAGCTGTTGCTGTTACCACTGCCATCCAAGAGGAGATATTTTTCGAGATGGGAATTGGTGAGCTTTAAACTATTCACACTTTACTTCCAGAGTTTAACACGGACAATTTTGATTGTTGAAGAGCAAATGCTTCTTTTGCTGCTGTTTAGTCCATACTAATGTTGGAACAACTGTGAAAAGAATCAGCATTTTGACTCTAATCTAATTGAACCATTTTGCTGGGTCATTATATAGTGGTGCTTTCGTTTCAAAAGAGAGGAGCCAATAACCAGTTTTGCAGATGGAACTAGGGCTGAGTTGCAAATTTGTTATAACCTGATTTCCAAAACTAGTTCACGTAGACTTGTTGTCGCTGATGGTACTATTTCTGTTGtttcataaaattttatatgtttGCTTGGAATAACAACCCATATTGCCCATTATCCAGAAGATGATAATCcttttattttcattgtttCTTAGTTTGATTTGATTAAAGGATAGAAGATTGCGTAGACTTGTTGTCGCTGATGGTACTATTTCTGTTGtttcataaaattttatatgtttGCTTGGAATAACAACCCATATTGCCCATTATCCAGAAGATGATAATCCTTTTATTTTCATGGTTTCTTAGTTTGATTTGATTAAAGGATAGAAGATTGCGTACCTtctcacctttccttcttttcgtCGGTTCAAAAACTAAAACTAATGTTTCTATTGGTGCAATGTAGTGTCATCTAATATGTGGGGAAAATGCATACCTCCAATTATTGTTCTTGCTTCATATAGTTATTTCATTGTTTTACTAAAACCAGTGTGGGAGTTCTTTATTTCTCTGTTGCAGATCCAAAGTTTGGTCTTGCTTGCTTGGGAAAAATAAACATGACCTATGAGAGTGATCGAGACCTGATGATTCgtttttatgaatttgttgcaAAGTAAGATCAGCATATTCCGTCTTTAAGGTTGTCGCAATGCATGTGGTCATTTCTATATATGCTTTTATTCTGCTGTTATTCTGCTTATTGTTAAGATGAACTTCTATATTGTGTTTATTTTCACCTTTGGACCTTTTGAAGAACGTTTCTTGGCACAGTGCTCAATAGGATATTACGAAGtgtatttctcttatttttattCAATTAAAGGAACTTTACCATTAAGGCTATCCTTGCCAACAACTCCAATAAAGATTTACTGAATATTGAGTTCTGTGAAGAAACTGACTAGGATTATTTTTCTTCTGTTTTACTGGCCATGAAGAGAAGAAATGGCCTGTGAAGAGGCCGAGCTTGGTCCAGACAGATTTGCTGAAAGATTAACGATGCAACAGAATTTACAAGAGCAGGCAAGAGATCTCTTCTCTTAAGGCTTAATTTATGTTTATAGATGTGATAATAATAGTGGAAATAACCATTTGACAGCAACTGGAGATGCTGAAGTACATGCGCAGCTTTCACATGGATGATCAGTCTGCAATACTTGAGAAGGTATTGTTGAAAAACTACAAACTATGATGATCTCCTCACAAATGAAGATgctaatttcataaaataaaacatttaaaaacatgaaatctcTGTTTGATCAAAGATTAGATAACATATGGGAAGTTAAAAGAGTACCTGAAGTACCTGAACGTGAGCTTTTGGTATCAGAGTTTACAACTTGATAAAAGTGATGCAACTTACAAAACTAAATTTTCATATCAATTAGCTATTTATTTTGCACGTCGTCCAATATTGTTCTTCTAAATTTGACCTGCATGTTTGACAGATTCACCAGCAGTTGGAGAAGGCCAACTTTGATACTGAAGCTTCTGTGCTGACAGTGGAGCAGATGCAGGATGTTGTTCGACGGAGAGTATCACCTTTGTTCCAGCCTAGATAATTGGAGGGAGCTCTCTAGGAGTTTATAGTTTTTTATAGTTGCATTCGCATGCCATTAGAGAAAAgatagatgttgaaccccccccccccccccccccccccgccccaacccccacacacacacacaccttcCAACCAAACTTAGAGGGGATGTTGTCCTATTTTATAATTAAGAAAATTCTGCTTAATCCACAGTGTTTATTGcactttttgtacttttttccttttcttatttcTGGCTTTATTCATGTATGCTAGACATCTCATAAGTTTGCTCTGAGAAGTATTAAAAGTTCACTCAACTCTTTTAAGAAATTTTACTTGCATTACCTCTTAAAATTCCTCTGTTCCTTTATTTGTGAGAGGAAAGAACAGGTATAAAGATGTTGCAGGACTAAAAGCTGGAGAAAAGTTTAGAGTCACTTTTATTTTACCACAGTCAATTTGTTCGAAAGCATCATGGCCGGACATCGAAGAAGATAAGTTGGACCACATGTGGCAAGCTGTTACTGTAAGGATCTAAAGCATTACTTTCTTGGTTGAATTTCTCTTTTCTGGAATCATGAtgtttgattcatttctttGGATTTCTCTGCAGCATAATCTTGTACTCCATTTTCCCTACTGTTGTGTCTTCTgcgttttttgttttttccacAACTGAATCCTTTGTTTTACTTGCCTCCTTTCTGTGTTTGtgttatgttcaattcatgctTGCATAGTGAGAaaatgattatgttattgtaGAATATTAAGAAATTTACAACCTAAATCTGGCTTAGTGATGGAAATTATTTCTCATTTGTGTGTTAGCCATGATCACCATCAAACCCAAAATACTTGGGTACTTTCTTCAACATCTACTTAGCATCCAGTGTAGCATTTTGTTAACTCTCCTAAAAGAAGACTAAAGTGTATTTTAATCATCACAACTGGTATTCCTTTCTATTATACAGCTGTGGAATTGAAATGTAGCAGTATGCCCATAAAAAAGTTACatacctttatttttcaaactCAAGATTGAAAGAAAACTAAACCACAAACAACCATGTTGTTAATTTCTTATCTACTCTCGGAAAGGCATAATAGTGCAGAGATTGACGGCCTAAATCTCCGAGTTTTGATAATTTGACAGCACCTACTACCATGATAAAATGTATAAGATGTGGATTCGTTATCACATTTCAGTTTCAGTCTAATAAGGTGTCCTGTAACTAACTATTACGTATGATCCCTTGTTAACTGACTCATCTAACTCACTCCAGCTAAACTCCTATCTCCTttttagctcaattatagctcCCCTTAGCTCATTAACTGCATTTAGTTAAACTTAGagccaaaaagaagaagacaatTAAGGCATTTAGAAAAGCATTTAGATATGTAGAACTTAAGGAATATGGTTGAACGCGAGCCATGCATCCCATGCTTATCAcatccttttctcatttccccCGTATAACAGAAAGCTATCCAGAAAACGAGTCAGCTTGCAAGTGCGCAGTTTAGTCAGCCTTCGTCAGCACCATCTTCAAGTGAATAACACAAGTTGAATCATTTAACAGCTTAGTAATCTTTCTACCACTATGATATAATGAGTATTTTAAAATGGATTTAGTGATATCGTTATTGTTGAATTGAATGAAACATGAATTACTGAACTTAATCTTATTCTGATTTTGGTCTTCTATAGGGTATTAAGTATCAAATAGTATATACATTAGAACGTATCAGCTGTCCAGATATTGTGCTTCGGTAtactttacaaaaaaaaaaaaaaaaaaaaacttcgatGCATGTATCAGTCTTCTAGATGTTCTTTTGTATGCCtcgtctaaatgaaatttatctTTTACTGACATCTTCACCCCTTTATTTTCTGTAGTGGAAAAACAGGAGCATTTAGCTCTAACAATGTTCTCGGACTTGTTCCAGTGGTAACCTCTGTTTTGAAGGATAAAACACAAAAATTGTAAGTTCTTGAGGATTCCCTGAATCTCTCCGCTTCTTTGTAGGTGTCTAGTTAGTTTCAAATATTGGAGGTGTTTTAATCCTCCAAGAGATGTTTTTGCCATTTCCGTTACACTATAAATTACTTTCTAGTAACTCGAGGTTGGTGCCTTGGTACCGTAAAGCCATTTGGAATTTACAAGTAATAAAATATGCATACAGTCAGTTATTAGATAGCTAGAGTGGCGAAATTGTTGATGAATAGACAAAATTCACTATGCACTATGCACTATGCAGTAGCCATAATGGAAAGAAATGCTTGAGTTGCGCGTTTAACTCGAGCACATAAACTTGTGGGGAAATTATAGTTGGATAGCTTTGGAAATGAAAGGTTTTATTTGGAATTGaatcacaacttccatttgtTTTTGTGCTCATAAAGTGGGACCGAATTAAGTGTTTGCCTAGAATGTGCACGTGTTTCTGCACATCACTTTGATGGCTGAAATATGTTAAGGCTTCCACAACCAATTTGATGTAGTACATCTTTTTCCTAATTGTTGATGTATACGGTATAACCTATGAATGTCCAGTAAGCAGGAATGTAATCCTGAAAACTCTGCCTTGTTGcatattttagtttttaaagTTTTTCTTAGATGCTATTACAAACTCAGGATAAGGGAATAAAACACTTCTTTGTATAATATTAGGTATTAACATTGTTGGCAACATGCAACCAACTGGCGAGCAAACATTTCAATCGTGAGTTAAATGATTCAGATTGTTTACCCCCAAATagtggataacaattaaatttgtaagtggtggataggatatgtggttagatttaattataatataGAGCAGTAACGAATGAGTAATGATATGTATTAGCAAATAATAGCAATggctttcaaaaaaaaaaaaaaaaaaaaaaaaaatagagaagaaaAGTTGACAATTGTTGCGAATTGGTCCGGTCCGGAAGAAGTTTCTGTTAATCGAGCCAAAATACTTGAGGAAATATTTATGCCACTTTTCTGATTACAATATGTTGAAATGTAAAAGCTAACCTAAAAAAGGAAGGGATaaccctctatttataggtaatAGTAAAT from the Lycium ferocissimum isolate CSIRO_LF1 chromosome 11, AGI_CSIRO_Lferr_CH_V1, whole genome shotgun sequence genome contains:
- the LOC132035867 gene encoding uncharacterized protein LOC132035867 isoform X2, with amino-acid sequence MAASGMLSKEELLHLFDRFAFLTSHPDVKKRIADAVTHKQQEAVAVTTAIQEEIFFEMGIDPKFGLACLGKINMTYESDRDLMIRFYEFVAKEEMACEEAELGPDRFAERLTMQQNLQEQQLEMLKYMRSFHMDDQSAILEKIHQQLEKANFDTEASVLTVEQMQDVVRRRVSPLFQPR
- the LOC132035867 gene encoding uncharacterized protein LOC132035867 isoform X1, yielding MSRKGLLMLSLTSSRKLLLLPLPSKRRYFSRWELWCFRFKREEPITSFADGTRAELQICYNLISKTSSRRLVVADDPKFGLACLGKINMTYESDRDLMIRFYEFVAKEEMACEEAELGPDRFAERLTMQQNLQEQQLEMLKYMRSFHMDDQSAILEKIHQQLEKANFDTEASVLTVEQMQDVVRRRVSPLFQPR